A window of the Lolium perenne isolate Kyuss_39 chromosome 7, Kyuss_2.0, whole genome shotgun sequence genome harbors these coding sequences:
- the LOC127313428 gene encoding acyl transferase 7 — translation MRTAGAGAVAAVTRVAQRVVAPSAPTPGGELPLSWLDRYPTQRALIESLHVFKGRAAGDYAGESPVEAIERALAAALVSYYPIAGRLAANDAGELVVDCTGEGVWFVEATACCTLEEVDYLEYPLMVPKDELLPHPTYPADDPLAEDSLILLVQVTKFECGGFVVGFRFSHAVADGPGAAQFMSAMGEIARGRSAPSLEPAWGREVIPSPPAASVGPLPIPTELRLQYLAMDISTEYIDHFKARFLSQTGHRCSAFEVLIAKAWQARTRAFAFARGSPVHVCFAMNARPALRCPALPHGFYGNCYYIMRVSAPAEAVSDAPLSDVVRLIREGKKRLPAEFARWSRGELEADPYRITSDYRTLLVSDWSRLGFAEVDYGWGAPVHVVPLTNLDYIATCILVRPSAHKPGARLITQCVAADGVDAFHRDMMRLDD, via the exons ATGAGGACCGCCGGCGCGGGCGCGGTAGCCGCCGTGACGCGCGTGGCGCAGCGGGTGGTGGCCCCGTCGGCGCCCACGCCCGGCGGCGAGCTCCCGCTGTCCTGGCTCGACCGCTACCCCACGCAGCGCGCCCTCATCGAGTCCCTTCACGTCTTCAAGGGCCGCGCCGCCGGCGACTACGCCGGGGAGTCCCCGGTGGAGGCCATCGAGCGCGCCCTGGCTGCCGCGCTCGTGAGCTACTACCCCATCGCCGGCCGCCTCGCGGCGAACGACGCCGGCGAGCTCGTCGTTGACTGTACCGGCGAGGGCGTGTGGTTCGTGGAGGCCACGGCCTGCTGCACCCTGGAGGAGGTGGACTACCTCGAGTACCCGCTCATGGTTCCCAAGGACGAGCTCCTGCCGCACCCCACCTACCCCGCCGACGACCCCCTCGCCGAGGACTCCCTAATCCTTCTCGTCCAG GTGACGAAGTTCGAGTGCGGCGGCTTCGTAGTCGGGTTCCGGTTCAGCCACGCCGTGGCGGACGGGCCGGGCGCGGCGCAGTTCATGTCGGCGATGGGCGAGATCGCGCGCGGCCGGTCGGCGCCGTCGCTGGAGCCGGCGTGGGGCCGCGAGGTGATCCCGAGCCCGCCCGCGGCCTCCGTGGGCCCGCTCCCGATCCCGACGGAGCTCCGTCTCCAGTACCTGGCCATGGACATCTCGACGGAGTACATCGACCACTTCAAGGCCCGGTTCCTGTCGCAGACGGGCCACCGCTGCAGCGCGTTCGAGGTGCTGATCGCCAAGGCGTGGCAGGCGCGCACCCGCGCCTTCGCCTTCGCCAGGGGCTCCCCCGTGCACGTCTGCTTCGCCATGAACGCGCGCCCGGCGCTCCGTTGCCCCGCGCTCCCGCACGGCTTCTACGGCAACTGCTACTACATCATGCGCGTCTCGGCGCCCGCGGAGGCCGTCTCGGACGCGCCGCTGAGCGACGTGGTGCGGCTGATCCGGGAGGGCAAGAAGCGCCTCCCCGCCGAGTTCGCGCGCTGGAGCCGCGGCGAGCTGGAGGCGGACCCGTACCGGATCACCTCCGACTACCGGACGCTGCTCGTCTCCGACTGGTCGCGCCTCGGGTTTGCCGAGGTGGACTACGGGTGGGGCGCGCCCGTGCACGTCGTGCCGCTCACCAACCTCGACTACATCGCCACCTGCATCCTCGTCCGCCCCTCCGCGCACAAGCCCGGCGCGCGCCTCATCACCCAGTGCGTCGCCGCCGACGGCGTCGACGCTTTCCACCGGGACATGATGCGCCTCGACGACTGA